From a region of the Tenggerimyces flavus genome:
- the pepN gene encoding aminopeptidase N: protein MPGSNLTRAEAAERARLISVDGYDVELDLTSAPDKSYATYPSTTVVRFRCTEPGGGTFADLVAPNVRELTLNGRQLDPAQAYDGTRIQLSGLEETNELRVVADAAYMTTGEGIHRFVDPVDGLTYLYSQFEVPDARRVYTTFEQPDLKGTFQLTVTAPEDWQIVSNSATPAPTSLGDGVARWEFEPTVRVSTYITALVAGPYHGVHGTVQARNGEIPLGVYCRQSIAAHLDADEILDVTRRGFAFYEELFDYPYPFAKYDQLFVPEYNMGAMENAGCVTIRDEYVFRSRMTDAAYEVRATTILHELAHMWFGDLVTMRWWDDLWLNESFATYASTLCQAEATRWTNSWTTFANTDKVWAYRQDQLPTTHPISADIGDLEDVETNFDGITYAKGASVLKQLVAWVGREEFFAGLRHYFKTYEWGNASLADLRECLEATSGRDLDAWSREWLETAGVSTMSAEFEVGSDGRFTSFFVRQTAVPEYPTLRSHRLAIGLYSLTSDGLVRQSRVERDVVGERTAVPELIGAAQPDLLLLNDDDLAFTKIRLDARSLDTLVSHIGSLDNSLARSLCWMSAWDACRDAELAGRDYVQLVLNGVAAEPDINTVQMLVRTANFASKLYSAPARRDEALALWASGLRSLAESAEPGSDKQLTFVRMFAASAQSSEDAAFLAGLLDGSVTLPELAVDAEVRWLLVQELARLGAIGTVEIDAELSRDGTIRGQEEAAAARAARPSGDAKEQAWVDAVERDDVPNQTQAKTIRGFWQFGQESLLAPYVDRYLEAATWVWERKTTEMATNFLVGLFPRALPTPEAAAKVRTWLETHQPSGAVRRLVSEGLADLERTLKAQERDAQS, encoded by the coding sequence ATGCCAGGAAGCAACCTCACCCGCGCCGAGGCTGCGGAGCGAGCCCGTCTGATCTCCGTCGACGGATACGACGTCGAGCTCGACCTCACCAGCGCCCCTGACAAGTCGTACGCGACGTACCCGTCCACCACGGTCGTCCGCTTCCGCTGCACCGAGCCGGGCGGGGGGACGTTCGCCGATCTCGTCGCGCCGAACGTCCGCGAGCTCACGCTCAACGGGCGGCAGCTGGACCCGGCGCAGGCCTACGACGGAACGCGCATCCAGCTCTCCGGGCTGGAGGAGACGAACGAGCTCCGGGTCGTCGCCGACGCCGCGTACATGACGACCGGCGAGGGCATCCACCGCTTCGTCGACCCGGTCGACGGTTTGACCTACCTGTACTCGCAGTTCGAGGTCCCCGATGCCCGCCGCGTCTACACGACGTTCGAGCAGCCCGACCTCAAGGGCACGTTCCAGCTCACCGTGACCGCGCCGGAGGACTGGCAGATCGTCTCGAACTCCGCCACGCCCGCGCCGACTTCGCTCGGCGACGGCGTCGCGCGCTGGGAGTTCGAGCCGACGGTGCGCGTCTCGACGTACATCACCGCGCTCGTCGCCGGCCCGTACCACGGCGTCCACGGCACGGTGCAGGCCCGCAACGGCGAGATCCCACTCGGCGTCTACTGCCGGCAGTCGATCGCCGCGCACCTCGACGCGGACGAGATCCTCGACGTCACGCGGCGCGGTTTCGCCTTCTACGAGGAGCTTTTCGACTACCCGTACCCGTTCGCGAAGTACGACCAGCTGTTCGTGCCCGAGTACAACATGGGCGCGATGGAGAACGCCGGCTGCGTGACGATCCGCGACGAGTACGTGTTCCGCAGCCGGATGACCGACGCGGCGTACGAGGTGCGCGCGACGACGATCCTGCACGAGCTCGCGCACATGTGGTTCGGCGATCTGGTCACGATGCGTTGGTGGGACGACCTGTGGCTGAACGAGTCGTTCGCCACGTACGCGAGCACGCTCTGCCAGGCCGAGGCGACGCGGTGGACGAACTCGTGGACGACGTTCGCGAACACCGACAAGGTGTGGGCGTACCGGCAGGACCAGCTGCCGACCACGCACCCGATCTCGGCGGACATCGGCGACCTCGAGGACGTCGAGACGAACTTCGACGGCATCACGTACGCCAAGGGCGCGAGTGTGCTCAAGCAGCTCGTCGCATGGGTCGGTCGCGAGGAGTTCTTCGCGGGACTGCGGCACTACTTCAAGACCTACGAGTGGGGGAACGCCTCGCTCGCGGACCTGCGCGAGTGCCTGGAGGCGACGAGCGGGCGCGACCTCGACGCGTGGAGCCGGGAGTGGCTCGAGACGGCGGGCGTGAGCACGATGTCGGCCGAGTTCGAGGTCGGCTCCGACGGGCGGTTCACCTCGTTCTTCGTCCGGCAGACCGCGGTCCCCGAGTACCCGACGCTTCGCTCGCACCGGTTGGCGATCGGGCTCTACTCGCTGACCTCCGACGGGCTGGTGCGGCAGTCGCGGGTCGAACGGGACGTGGTCGGCGAGCGCACCGCTGTGCCTGAGCTGATCGGTGCCGCGCAGCCGGATCTGCTGCTGCTGAACGACGACGACCTCGCGTTCACGAAGATCCGTCTGGACGCGCGTTCGCTCGACACCTTGGTGTCGCACATCGGGTCGCTGGACAACTCCCTCGCGCGGTCCCTGTGCTGGATGTCGGCGTGGGACGCCTGTCGCGACGCCGAGCTGGCGGGTCGCGACTACGTCCAGCTGGTGCTGAACGGTGTCGCCGCGGAGCCCGACATCAACACCGTGCAGATGCTGGTGCGGACGGCGAACTTCGCGTCGAAGCTCTACAGCGCTCCGGCGCGTCGGGACGAGGCTTTGGCCTTGTGGGCTTCGGGATTGCGGAGTCTGGCGGAGTCTGCTGAGCCTGGTTCGGACAAGCAGCTGACGTTCGTGCGGATGTTCGCGGCGTCGGCTCAGTCGTCCGAGGACGCCGCGTTCTTGGCCGGTCTGCTGGACGGATCGGTGACGTTGCCGGAACTCGCGGTCGACGCCGAGGTGCGGTGGCTGCTGGTGCAGGAGCTGGCGCGGCTCGGTGCGATCGGCACGGTCGAGATCGACGCCGAGCTGTCGCGGGACGGGACGATCCGCGGCCAGGAAGAGGCGGCCGCGGCTCGGGCCGCTCGTCCTTCCGGTGACGCGAAGGAGCAAGCCTGGGTTGACGCCGTCGAGCGCGACGACGTCCCGAACCAGACGCAGGCCAAGACGATCCGCGGGTTCTGGCAGTTCGGGCAGGAGTCGTTGCTGGCTCCGTACGTGGACCGCTACCTCGAGGCAGCGACCTGGGTGTGGGAGCGGAAGACGACGGAGATGGCGACGAACTTCCTCGTGGGCTTGTTCCCGCGGGCGTTGCCGACGCCGGAGGCCGCCGCGAAGGTGCGCACGTGGCTGGAGACGCACCAGCCCTCGGGCGCGGTGCGGCGACTGGTGTCGGAGGGTCTGGCGGACCTGGAACGTACGTTGAAGGCGCAGGAGCGCGACGCTCAGAGCTGA
- a CDS encoding aminoglycoside 6-adenylyltransferase, whose amino-acid sequence MRPEAVERALAPLPEGYRTLFDRLLTVVEHDERIRALWLSGSLARGDADAGSDLDVLLAVADDDRDGFAENWREWLATITPTLIARPLTFAPGSFYSLTRDCERLDVVVETVTTARTTTPFRTRLVVLDRDGLHEDLPDPEPPKLPDRERMEWIVEEFFRLLAIFVPVNLVRKDYLLGVVGVQGTRQMLHELFVNANQPLPATGVKQWSSKLTPAQRALMESLPPLDATRESLVPAMLATAEAFRTAGREALEAQGIPWPEDLDHTVSAHVTAALVQL is encoded by the coding sequence GTGCGCCCGGAAGCGGTCGAACGAGCCCTCGCCCCGCTGCCCGAGGGCTACCGCACCCTGTTCGACCGGCTGCTCACCGTGGTGGAGCACGACGAACGGATCCGCGCGCTCTGGCTCTCCGGCTCGCTCGCCAGAGGAGACGCCGACGCCGGCTCCGATCTCGACGTCCTGCTCGCGGTGGCCGACGACGACCGCGACGGGTTCGCCGAGAACTGGCGCGAGTGGCTCGCGACCATCACCCCGACGCTGATCGCCAGACCGCTCACGTTCGCGCCCGGCAGCTTCTACTCCCTGACCAGGGACTGCGAACGCCTCGACGTCGTCGTCGAGACGGTGACCACCGCGAGAACGACGACCCCGTTCCGCACCAGGCTCGTCGTCCTCGACCGCGACGGCCTGCACGAGGACCTCCCCGACCCAGAGCCGCCCAAGCTGCCCGACCGCGAGCGCATGGAGTGGATCGTCGAGGAGTTCTTCCGGCTGCTGGCGATCTTCGTCCCGGTCAACCTCGTCCGGAAGGACTATCTCCTCGGCGTCGTTGGCGTCCAGGGCACGCGGCAGATGCTGCACGAGCTGTTCGTCAACGCCAACCAACCCCTGCCCGCGACCGGCGTGAAGCAGTGGAGCTCGAAGCTCACACCCGCCCAGCGAGCGCTGATGGAGTCACTCCCGCCGCTCGACGCGACCCGGGAGTCTCTCGTGCCGGCGATGCTCGCCACCGCCGAGGCGTTTCGTACGGCGGGCCGCGAGGCCCTCGAAGCGCAGGGCATTCCCTGGCCCGAGGACCTCGACCACACCGTGAGCGCTCACGTCACGGCCGCACTCGTTCAGCTCTGA
- a CDS encoding DUF5130 family protein, with amino-acid sequence MPAGEGLSPRERGDIAHAVRTATELCGYPFTVHISGADEETRPYAETLHAGLPDSDRAVLVFIDPGANRLEIVTGTEARRVLSDDDCALVALTMQSAFAVGDLVGGTTSGVLQLAEHARRPTTVHTDTP; translated from the coding sequence CGGCGACATCGCGCATGCCGTACGCACCGCGACCGAGCTCTGCGGCTACCCGTTCACCGTGCACATCAGCGGCGCGGACGAGGAGACTCGCCCGTACGCCGAGACCCTGCACGCCGGGCTGCCTGACAGCGACCGCGCGGTGCTCGTGTTCATCGACCCCGGCGCGAACCGCCTGGAGATCGTCACCGGCACCGAGGCACGCCGCGTGCTGAGCGACGACGACTGCGCCCTGGTCGCGCTGACCATGCAGTCCGCGTTCGCCGTCGGCGACCTGGTCGGCGGTACGACGTCCGGCGTTCTGCAGCTCGCCGAGCACGCCCGCCGCCCGACGACGGTCCACACCGACACGCCGTAG